In Ipomoea triloba cultivar NCNSP0323 chromosome 7, ASM357664v1, a single genomic region encodes these proteins:
- the LOC116025097 gene encoding kirola-like produces the protein MGLKGKVLGQVEISFHGDVFHEIFRERPHHVPSMCSTILGVEGQWGTVGSVIIWKISHDGKTKTVEDVIEAIDDEKKLVKFRVIGGDLKESYKSFIITCHVDSNGDDNFVTWALEYEKLKEEITEPLTYLELLLNMTKDMDDHHAKLKP, from the exons ATGGGCCTAAAAGGCAAGGTACTTGGGCAGGTAGAGATCAGTTTTCATGGAGATGTTTTCCATGAAATCTTTAGAGAAAGACCACACCATGTGCCCTCCATGTGCTCAACTATTCTCGGAGTTGAAGGCCAATGGGGAACTGTGGGCTCTGTCATCATATGGAAAATTAGCCATG ATGGGAAGACCAAAACCGTGGAGGATGTTATTGAGGCCATAGATGATGAGAAGAAATTAGTGAAATTCAGAGTGATTGGAGGTGATCTCAAGGAATCCTATAAGAGCTTCATCATAACATGTCATGTTGATAGCAATGGTGATGACAACTTTGTGACTTGGGCTCTCGAGTATGAGAAGCTGAAAGAGGAGATTACTGAGCCACTCACCTATCTGGAACTTCTTCTTAATATGACCAAGGATATGGATGATCACCATGCCAAACTGAAGCCATGA